From a region of the Daphnia pulicaria isolate SC F1-1A chromosome 1, SC_F0-13Bv2, whole genome shotgun sequence genome:
- the LOC124331445 gene encoding phospholipid-transporting ATPase VD-like isoform X3, whose translation MDFDSPGTTYIFPDVMQPPIELETVNPLPSRGWPGGVKGHVRSASHGVIGVSLLNPTLHPQPSSPSPAIGLLEAASGLSKGERSSQDVSSANPTVLKLPYTGILRQGHTRALSQGQIPNQQVQPTKGHSRTGSRTDFLLPPGHQDRTTSGAVHGTRHKRQVSRTLSNDVFTKGHSRQASRTESIYTIRQTRIPWVNRFLFWRQAKTPEPPRMRTVVPNHAVPPSVKAKHHPNKAYSDNAIRTSKYTPLSFIPKNLLEQFHRFANLYFLFIVLLNWIPAISAFGKEVAMIPVIFVLGVTAIKDAFEDYRRRQSDLRINNSTCRVYRVEEDRYVRVLFSEVKVGDIIHLSCDEIIPADLLLLRSSEKQGLCFIETSNLDGENNLKQRSAPQMMLSKQHNFQPKAFVSHVECEAPTTKIYQFHGAIVNPDGSRVPVGRENLLLRDCALKNTDFVEGIVVYAGHESKAMLNHGGPRYKRTQLEQAMNMDVVWCVVILVLLCLAGACGCGLWLKSYVPHLPVPFLPLVEFHAGDNVTAGSEPDPFYQAFLAFWTYVIILQVMIPLSLYVTIELAKLIQIFHIHNDPHLRDPITNQAIECRALNITEELGQIQYIFSDKTGTLTENNMIFRRCSVGGIDYNHPHINKDAPPLKPGERQKIYPNPRLQEELKQFELQRRALFETSDSDVESRPHINVQARRLEEFFVLMAVCNTVVVAKKPHRDRMNDVGQIELSGVDCSVHISHAVDDCEGESIISDRGPSPSIESGSVSMSSTTLIVPPDSTSTPSHSTNILDQSTNATPKRPGRHSARYRPSNQHNIQRPLSPIDSSAETTPSESPAPPMRPRFLQLPSLASAQSFFTLRRSSTPTSDISTSQPATPSSDRKNFYEAESPDELALIDASCCYNIRLFQRSVHHVVVSLPGEGTTEYEVLEVLPFDSTRKRMSIVLRRPETRQIVVYCKGADSAILPRLAYTQSFAENQIIQRTEHHVNQYSKQGLRTLVMAKRVLSEEDFAVWLVAHNEAKAALEGRERLLYESYCRLERDLSLLGATGIEDKLQDQVPETISCLRKAGIVVWVLTGDKQETAVNIAYACSLFSPDMEVIKLNARSKNAAEAAIHCHLDAIQRELVTVASANETGNRLRSFFPLASDNSSMVVKRKALVVDGKTLLYILDKRSNLQKPFLHLTRHCAAVLCCRATPLQKAFIVKIVKQQLHIRTLGIGDGANDVSMIQTADVGIGISGVEGRQAVMASDFAIPRFSFLLRLLLVHGHWCYDRLARMVLYFFYKNANFVFVIFWYQLYCGFSGTVMVDQIYLMFFNLFFTSLPPLAMGIYDQSASAELLLSQPLLYAVGREAQLYRSHSFWVNIIDALYQSTVIFFIAYCAYGDTAVDLWEFGTLVTSSCIFVMLIHIASEFRSWTGLHFLSLLASISLYMGFALTYNAVCVDCPGLPNPYWVMQHCLTTLLFWATLILTCVLAFIPRFTIKALFCLIQPSVVHQALLDQKISERSKKQDLRVSWSRTSTRLTVVRTNDN comes from the exons ATGGATTTTGATTCACCGGGTACCACCTACATTTTTCCTGATGTGATGCAACCCCCAATAGAGCTTGAAACTGTCAACCCCCTGCCAAGCAGGGGTTGGCCGGGTGGAGTTAAGGGACATGTTCGCTCTGCAAGTCATGGTGTCATCGGAGTTTCCTTATTGAATCCAACATTACATCCACAGCCCTCTTCGCCATCTCCTGCAATTGGATTATTGGAGGCAGCTTCAGGATTGAGTAAAGGGGAAAGATCTTCACAAGATGTTTCTTCTGCCAATCCAACGGTTTTAAAACTTCCTTACACAG GAATTCTACGTCAGGGCCATACTAGAGCATTGTCTCAAGGTCAGATTCCTAATCAGCAAGTCCAACCTACTAAAGGACACAGTCGGACTGGTTCTCGGACGGATTTCCTCCTGCCCCCTGGCCACCAGGATCGAACAACCAGTGGTGCAGTCCATGGTACTAGACACAAAAGACAGGTTTCCCGAACCCTGTCAAACGATGTCTTCACTAAGGGCCATTCACGGCAAGCTTCTAGGACGGAATCAATTTACACGATTCGACAGACCCGAATCCCATGGGTTAACCGATTTCTTTTCTGGAGGCAAGCAAAAACTCCTGAGCCTCCCAGGATGCGTACTGTCGTACCAAATCATGCTGTACCACCCAGTGTTAAAGCCAAGCACCATCCAAATAAAGCCTACAGCGATAACGCCATCCGCACATCCAAATATaccccactttctttcattccaAAGAATTTACTGGAACAGTTTCACCGCTTTGCCAATCTCTACTTTCTCTTCATCGTGCTTTTAAATTGGATACCAGCTATCAGCGCTTTTGGCAAGGAAGTGGCTATGATTCCGGTCATTTTCGTATTGGGAGTGACTGCCATCAAAGATGCATTCGAAGATTATCGCCGTCGCCAATCTGACTTACGCATCAACAACTCTACGTGCCGCGTGTATCGGGTGGAAGAAGATCGATACGTTCGCGTCCTTTTCTCTGAGGTGAAGGTTGGCGACATTATTCATCTTTCCTGCGATGAAATCATTCCTGCAGACCTTCTCCTATTACGATCTTCAGAAAAGCAAGGACTCTGTTTCATAG AAACTTCCAATCTGGATGGAGAAAACAATTTGAAGCAGAGAAGCGCACCTCAAATGATGCTGTCCAAACAACATAATTTCCAACCCAAGGCGTTTGTCAGCCATGTCGAGTGCGAGGCACCTACCACAAAGATTTACCAATTCCACGGCGCTATTGTCAATCCGGATGGCTCACGAGTTCCGGTTGGCCGAGAAAATCTTTTACTTCGGGATTGTGCATTGAAAAACACCGACTTTGTTGAGGGTATCGTCGTGTATGCCGGCCACGAATCCAAGGCCATGCTTAACCACGGTGGCCCACGTTACAAGCGAACCCAGCTGGAACAAGCCATGAACATGGACGTAGTGTG GTGTGTGGTGATTCTGGTTTTGCTGTGCCTAGCTGGTGCTTGCGGCTGTGGACTGTGGTTAAAATCGTACGTACCACATCTTCCGGTTCCATTTCTTCCATTGGTCGAGTTTCACGCTGGCGATAATGTCACGGCTGGCAGTGAGCCCGACCCCTTTTATCAGGCTTTTCTCGCCTTTTGGACCTACGTTATTATTTTACAAGTGATGATACCCCTGTCACTCTATGTGACTATCGAGCTAGCCAAGCTCATCCAGATCTTTCATATCCATAACGACCCTCATCTAAGGGATCCCATTACCAACCAGGCGATCGAGTGTCGAGCGCTCAATATCACCGAAGAACTGGGTCAAATTCAGTACATCTTTTCTGATAAAACGGGAACGCTGACTGAAAACAATATGATTTTCCGACGATGCTCGGTCGGTGGAATCGATTACAATCATCCGCATATAAATAAAGATGCTCCGCCTCTCAAACCCGGTGAACGTCAAAAAATTTATCCCAATCCAAGGTTGCAAGAAGAGTTGAAACAATTTGAACTTCAGCGTCGTGCCCTCTTCGAAACATCTGATTCAGACGTCGAGAGCAG GCCGCACATAAACGTGCAAGCAAGAAGATTGGAAGAATTCTTTGTTTTAATGGCCGTCTGCAACACAGTGGTAGTGGCGAAGAAACCCCATCGTGATCGCATGAACGACGTTGGCCAAATTGAACTCTCTGGGGTCGATTGTTCTGTCCACATTAGTCACGCTGTCGATGATTGTGAAGGCGAAAGCATTATCTCAGATCGTGGGCCGTCACCCTCCATCGAGTCAGGTTCTGTCAGTATGTCTTCCACAACCCTTATCGTTCCTCCTGACTCGACTAGCACCCCATCGCATTCCACCAACATCCTCGATCAGAGCACCAACGCAACGCCTAAACGACCAG GGAGACATTCAGCGCGGTACAGACCGTCGAATCAGCATAACATTCAACGACCTCTTTCACCAATTGATTCTTCTGCCGAGACTACGCCTTCTGAATCGCCAGCTCCACCTATGAGACCGCGATTTCTCCAGTTGCCCAGTTTGGCGTCTGCCCAATCTTTCTTCACCTTAAGGCGATCATCGACCCCGACGTCCGACATATCTACCTCACAGCCGGCCACACCGTCTAGTGAcaggaaaaatttttatgaggCCGAAAGCCCTGACGAACTGGCCTTGATTGACGCGTCCTGCTGTTACAATATCCGCTTGTTTCAGAGGTCCGTTCATCACGTCGTCGTCTCCCTTCCCG GCGAAGGTACTACTGAGTATGAAGTCCTTGAGGTCCTGCCCTTCGATTCTACGCGTAAACGAATGTCAATCGTGTTACGTCGGCCAGAAACCCGACAGATTGTCGTCTATTGCAAAGGGGCGGACTCTGCTATCCTTCCTCGCTTGGCCTATACCC AGAGTTTCGccgaaaatcaaattattcaaCGAACGGAGCACCACGTAAATCAATATTCGAAGCAGGGCCTTCGAACTCTTGTCATGGCCAAACGAGTACTTAGTGAAGAGGACTTTGCCGTCTGGTTAGTTGCACATAACGAAGCAAAGGCGGCACTTGAAGGTCGAGAACGTCTCCTCTACGAGTCATATTGCAGGTTGGAAAGGGATTTAAGCCTTCTCGGAGCCACGGGAATCGAGGATAAATTACAGGACCAAG TGCCGGAAACCATTAGCTGCTTGCGTAAGGCTGGCATTGTTGTCTGGGTACTAACTGGTGATAAACAGGAAACAGCTGTCAATATCGCCTACGCTTGCAGCCTTTTTTCGCCGGATATGGAGGTTATCAAGTTAAATGCCAGGAGCAAAAATGCCGCAGAAGCCGCTATTCACTGTCATCTCGATGCTATCCAAAGAGAATTGGTTACTGTTG CGAGTGCCAATGAAACCGGAAATAGGCTCCGTTCCTTTTTCCCCTTAGCCTCTGACAATTCCAGCATGGTGGTCAAGCGAAAGGCTTTGGTTGTTGATGGAAAAACGTTGTT GTATATACTGGACAAACGTTCGAATCTGCAGAAACCATTTCTCCACTTGACGCGTCATTGCGCTGCAGTTTTGTGCTGCAGGGCAACGCCACTCCAGAAGGCATTTATTGTAAAGATTGTCAAACAGCAGCTGCACATCCGCACCCTTGGCATAG GAGACGGAGCCAATGACGTTTCTATGATTCAAACAGCAGATGTGGGAATAGGAATTTCTGGCGTTGAGGGTAGGCAGGCTGTAATGGCCTCCGATTTCGCCATTCCGcgcttcagttttcttttgcGGCTACTTTTGGTGCATGGCCACTGGTGTTACGACCGGTTGGCACGCATGGTTTTGTACTTCTTTTACAAGAACGCC AACTTTGTCTTTGTGATATTCTGGTATCAATTGTACTGTGGCTTCTCAGGAACAGTGATGGTTGACcaaatttatttaatgtttttcaACCTCTTTTTCACGTCGCTCCCTCCTCTCGCAATGG GGATCTACGACCAGAGTGCTTCAGCGGAATTGCTCCTCTCTCAACCTCTTTTGTACGCTGTCGGGCGTGAAGCACAGCTATACCGCTCACACTCGTTTTGGGTGAACATTATCGACGCTCTCTATCAAAGCACAGTGATATTCTTCATAGCTTACTGC GCTTATGGTGACACGGCGGTGGATTTGTGGGAATTTGGCACACTGGTGACGTCATCCTGTATTTTTGTCATGTTGATTCACATTGCATCCGAATTCAGATCCTGG ACTGGACTTCATTTCCTGTCACTACTTGCGTCCATCTCCTTGTACATGGGCTTCGCCCTGACTTATAACGCCGTTTGCGTCGATTGTCCTGGTCTTCCAAATCCTTATTGGGTCATGCAGCACTGTCTTACCACATTACTTTTTTGGGCGACGCTTATCCTCACCTGTGTCTTGGCGTTCATCCCCAG GTTCACGATTAAGGCACTGTTCTGCCTGATCCAACCTTCTGTCGTTCATCAAGCTTTACTGGATCAAAAGATTTCTGAACGAAGCAAAAAACAAGACCTCAGAGTCTCTTGGTCGAGAACTTCCACTCGCTTGACTGTCGTTCGAACCAACGACAACTAG